A genome region from Drosophila simulans strain w501 chromosome 2R, Prin_Dsim_3.1, whole genome shotgun sequence includes the following:
- the LOC6734449 gene encoding monocarboxylate transporter 3 — MATQQTKSQDELASKGLVSKQPENIKEENESEEEIEEAAVVVPPDSGWAWVVMIASFLCCTVIDGIVFCSGLIQEDLIKEFGVSKAYVAFVSSLLSGCYLMAGPFVSAMANRFGFRPVTITGAIFAAICFGLSCLATSVEYLFLIYGVLGGIGFCMVYIPAVVIIGFYFEKWRALATGVAMCGSGVGTFVFAPLTKVLLKSGWRYTLGIQGIIVLSCALFGLAFRPIQPITLSVTNEEGDEQEKKKLNGHGNTVAPTPQLHQAAFTKPLPEGRFAYSMPNSAHNTYMGASQRNHYPTAQEIFKGMNLERRPSGTAQGSKGTELKQLRKSQPTTPNGDPQQLTFNLHKELTTVGENEEEAENDNLLETEAKPVTIQARRHTVSGRRPQDIGKRSAAAAHEAHHGQSHSSSRPMYRDDIFFSGSLTRIPQYQSQTSLAYHMSVTRLPTKQDMLEDRQKGCRICPEAVRRTLSTMLDTTLLKSPAFMCLAFSGFLTMMGFFVPFTFLVDRAKAAGMDEQAAYGVLSGIGVVNTFARIVCGSLSSFPAVKPLWLNNVALTAGGIATLCSGIVIDTATQWTFALFFGICIACFSALRSLIAVELIGLEKLTNAYGFLMLFQGLAATFGSPIAGGLYEMTRSHNAAFYFAGALILLSAFLCYPLTWVSRWEQRRNEKLTPLPAA, encoded by the exons ATGGCCACGCAACAGACGAAGTCGCAGGACGAGCTGGCATCCAAAGGCCTGGTGTCCAAGCAGCCGGAGAACATTAAGGAGGAGAATGAGAGCGAGGAGGAAATCGAGGAGGCAGCCGTTGTCGTGCCTCCGGACAGCGGATGGGCCTGGGTGGTGATGATCGCCTCCTTCCTCTGCTGCACGGTCATTGACGGCATCGTCTTCTGCTCCGGACTCATTCAGGAGGATCTGATAAAAGAGTTCGGTGTGAGCAAGGCCTACGTGGCGTTCGTATCCTCGCTGCTCAGTGGATGCTACTTGATGGCGGGACCCTTTGTTAGTGCCATGGCCAATCGGTTTGGCTTCCGTCCGGTTACGATCACCGGAGCCATATTCGCAGCCATCTGCTTCGGACTCTCGTGCTTAGCCACCAGTGTGGAGTACCTGTTCCTAATCTACGGCGTGCTCGGAGGCATTGGATTCTGTATGGTGTACATACCCGCTGTGGTGATCATTGGATTCTACTTTGAGAAGTGGCGTGCCCTGGCCACCGGAGTTGCGATGTGCGGTTCCGGAGTTGGCACCTTTGTCTTCGCCCCACTTACCAAAGTCCTGCTGAAGTCCGGCTGGCGTTATACACTGGGCATTCAGGGCATCATCGTGTTGTCCTGTGccctttttggcctggccttCCGACCCATCCAACCCATTACGCTGTCTGTGACCAACGAGGAGGGTGACGagcaggagaagaagaagtTGAATGGTCATGGCAATACAGTGGCCCCCACGCCTCAACTCCACCAGGCGGCCTTCACCAAGCCCCTGCCCGAAGGTCGTTTCGCCTACTCGATGCCCAACTCGGCACACAACACGTATATGGGTGCCTCCCAGCGTAACCATTATCCCACCGCCCAGGAGATCTTTAAGGGCATGAACCTGGAGCGCCGACCATCTGGCACGGCCCAGGGCAGCAAGGGCACAGAGTTGAAGCAGCTGAGGAAGTCGCAGCCCACCACGCCCAACGGAGATCCCCAACAGCTTACCTTCAATCTGCACAAGGAACTGACCACCGTGGGTGAGAACGAGGAGGAGGCCGAAAACGATAACCTGTTGGAGACGGAGGCCAAGCCAGTGACTATCCAGGCACGCCGTCACACCGTATCCGGACGCAGACCTCAGGATATTGGCAAGCGATCCGCCGCTGCAGCTCACGAGGCTCACCATGGACAGTCGCACTCCTCATCCAGACCAATGTACCGAGACGATATCTTCTTCTCTGGATCTCTGACCAGGATTCCCCAATACCAATCGCAGACCTCGCTGGCCTACCACATGTCTGTGACGCGTCTGCCGACCAAGCAGGACATGCTGGAGGATCGGCAGAAGGGATGCCGCATCTGCCCGGAGGCAGTGCGTCGCACCTTATCCACCATGTTGGACACCACGCTGCTCAAGTCGCCCGCCTTCATGTGCCTGGCTTTCAGCGGCTTCCTCACCATGATGGGCTTCTTCGTGCCCTTTACCTTCCTGGTGGATCGCGCCAAGGCAGCGGGTATGGATGAACAGGCGGCCTATGGAGTGCTCTCCGGAATTGGCGTTGTAAACACATTTGCTAGGATCGTGTGCGGATCGCTTAGTTCCTTCCCTGCCGTAAAGCCACTCTGGCTGAACAACGTTGCGCTAACCGCCGGCGGCATCGCTACCCTCTGCAGCGGCATAGTCATCGACACGGCCACCCAGTGGACATTCGCCCTGTTCTTCGGTATCTGCATTGCCTGCTTCTCCGCCCTGCGATCCCTGATCGCCGTGGAGCTGATCGGACTGGAGAAACTGACCAATGCTTACGGATTCCTGATGCTGTTCCAGGGATTGGCAGCTACTTTCGGCAGTCCCATTGCAG GTGGCCTCTATGAGATGACACGCAGCCACAACGCCGCCTTCTACTTCGCTGGTGCCCTGATCCTGCTCTCGGCCTTCCTGTGCTACCCGCTCACCTGGGTCAGCCGATGGGAGCAGCGGCGCAACGAGAAGCTGACCCCCCTGCCCGCGGCCTAA